A segment of the Candidatus Poribacteria bacterium genome:
ACGTCCAGAACAAAACCCACCGGAGTTGGTACAAGAAATTCGTGATGCGTTCTCGCAGCTCTCGCCTGATGAGGCCCGAGAGCATTACACAGTTGAACCCGCCGGCGATGATTTCTATTTTTCCTGGCCCATGTACGCCGTTAAAGCGAGGCGGATATCCTAAAATTAGAAAGTCTGGGTCAAGCGCACCATTGACAAACGCCCGATTTCGGGAGATCCAATAAATTGCTGGTGTCTACGATTCAGGAGGTTTTGGACCGTCAACGAGAGGCGCGGTCTGGGACCGACGGGTATTTCATAGCCAGCGTTTAAATCAATCGTATAATACGATTCAATATCACCGATATAAACACCCGATCTCACAGGGAAGCCTGCCACAAAACGCGTTCGGAGTCCTATGCCTAATCCGAGATCCGCGTTAAAGTATTGAATACTCGCCCCGAATTTATTTTTTGGCGCGTTGAGTGCGATGTCCCCAAGTCCTTCAACATCCTCAAAAAGGTCCTTGCTGACGAACGAATAGTTTGCCCCGAAACTCAAACTCGGATTGAGATAATAGGTAAACGACACATCCAACCCGTTGAGCGAAATGTCCCCATAGTTACGATAGGTGAGCATGACCGCGTTCGGGTCTGATGCTTGTTCTGGGGTGACCGTGCCGAACGGAATGAAAGCTGCCCCATTGTTGTCGGTACCTGCTATAAACAACCTGACCAACTCCTCAACCGGTGAACCGTCGCCGTTCCCGCCTTGTTCAGGCGCGTCAAACGCGAGCACGGCTTGGCTAAGCACTGCATTTTTCGGATCGGCTAACGCTGCTGTGATCTGTGCGCCGAGCGAGGCACTTAATGTTTCGGCATCTAAGAACACATTCGGTGTCTCAACGACCAGGGGCCCGACGAAATCGTTAATGCGTGAATGATAGACATCGACCGAGAAAGCCAACTTATTCACGAGAATCCCTTTGTATCCGACTTCATACGTTTGTGTAATCGTTGGTTTCAGCGCATCAACATCATTGACATCTTCAACGTCAATAAAGTTACCTGCCTCTGGGTCGAGCGAGCGGAGAACATTTTTGACACCGTCTACCTGTGTCGGGATGAGTGCCTCAAATCCGGCGGAGAGGTCGGTTACCAGGGATGCAGCGAGTTCTTCTAAGACAGGGGCTGGCAGTCCTTGAATCACTTGTGGTACCAACCCTTGAACCACTTCCGCCGGCAGTGCAGCAATCGCCCCGGGTTCCTGCAATGTTGGGGGCAGGAGTTGAACCACTTCCGCCGGTAGCTCAGAGACTATCCCTTGGATTGTCACCGGAGATTGGGCTTGAAGGAGGGCTGGAAGTGCCTCAGCAGTGAAGGTCTGCTTTAGGTTCGCTTCAAAAACCGGTTGAACGCCACTCAGGACAGCACTGCGCCCGACACCCCACATAACGTTGGTAAAACTCGGATCGTCAAGCGGTATGTAAACGTCCACTGGACGCGCTGCCACCGGTGAGAAGACCGAGCGAAACTCTGGTCGTCCGTTGGCACTTCTCTTAAAGGTGAACCCCGTATCGGCGTTCACGCCTTCTGCCCTTACATCAATAGCCGGACTGAAGCCTAATGCTGGTTGAAAGTTTGCCCCCAACTGAAATGCATCTTTTGCCGACAAAATATCAAGAAACAGGTTTGAAGTGGTTGGCGTATTGAAGGCACGGTTATAAGTTACTCTCAAATTATGGTCGTCGTTGGGTTGATAGGCAAGCGCGACACGTGGGGAGAGGACCATATCCTCAAGTTGATTGTGGTCATCAATTCGCCCAGCAGCAATGAACTTTAACTGCGAAAGGATTTTTGTCTCTGACTGCAAATAGACACCTATCTCATTGATATTGTCATCGTCCTCGTTGCGGCCGTTAATTGACCCTTCCGTATCCGGACGGGTCAGTAATAGATCTGCACCGTAAGTAAAGCGTTGCCGATCACCAAAGTTGTAACCGTGCTGAATTTGTCCGACATACAAATCAGAATTGTCTATGGTTGGTTGACCTGTTCGCAGAATATAGGTATCTCCTGCATTGCTACGATTCCAAAAGGCTTGTGCAAAGAGGTCTTTGTAAATGAATCGCCCTTGGAGGTAACCATAAGTCCAGTCCTTCGCTTGACCAGCACCAATACCTGTTAGTTCAATACCAGTGGCTTGTGTGAAACCACTGGCAAGAATTGTGGTCATGTCCTCACTTGGACTATAATCAACGCGAAACTCACCACTGGCTTTGTAAGTATCAAATATCGGTTCTCCAGGACCTTCAACATCTTCTTTTGCGCGCCCCTCTTCCCAATCGTTTCCTCGAAAATAATTTCCTGAAAACTTATAACCGATTGTTTCGTTGACAACGCCAGCGTGTCGCACGGAACCCATGAGTATACTCCGTTCACCGCCGCCAACGCTAATGGTCGTTCCTTGGGAGGTGAAGGGTGAGCGAGTGATGATGTGCATCACACCGTTGGCACTGTTCGGACCGTAGAGTGCCGCGCCAGGACCAGAGACGATTTCAATCTGCTCAATATCTTCGTTTATCGTCGGAATGAAGTTGTAACTATTGACCCGCAGCGAAGGCACACTCGCAATGCGATTGTCAACGAGCGACAAAAGTGAACCCGAAAAAACGTTGTTGAAGCCACGGACAACAACATACGATGCCCCAAGTCCAGCGGTCACGACATCTACCGCACGTACCGATTTTAAGTGCTCCGTAACACTTGGTGAGACTCGGTCTTTTATTTCCGAATCCCCAACAAGTGCAACGGATGCCGGTGCTTCAAGCACCTTTTCTCGACGACGCGATGCCGTAACGGAAATCTGTTCAAGTTGGATAGCCGCTGAAGAGAGTGCAACTTCTAAAGGTTTTGTTTCATCGTCAGCAAGCGCGATGTCTGACACGACTGCATCGGTATAACCGGGAGACGATGCAGTAATCGTATAGACCCCAGCAGCCAAGTCTGAAATTTCAAGTGTGCCGGTTGCATCGCTGGTCCCTGTAGCAACAGTGCTGTCCTCGGATGTGATGGTAATAGAAACATCGTTTAGTTCGTTGCCAGTTCGGGTATCCGTCACCGTAATGTTCAAAGTGGCGGCTTGCACCGACATTACAGCAACAACCAAAATAGTGAATGAAGCCAATAATAAAATACCAGATCGATTTAGTGATTCCATTATAACTATCCTTTATGTTTAGGAAATGTAGTGATCGCCGCCCCAACAGACAAAACGTAAAAAGCCGAATGATTCTGTAGGAGCGATCTCTATAGGAAACCTTCAATATCAGCAGGCGTAGGGAGTGCTGGAATTACACCAACCTTCTGCGTTGCCAATGCGCCTGCGGCATTCGCATATCGCATGATAGGATCCAGTTGATCTTTTTCAAGCGCGGTAAGATCCATATACTGCCTTAATTGTGTGAGCATGGCAGCGACGAAGGCATCTCCCGCCCCCAATGTATCCACCACGTTAACGATGAATCCATCAACAAAACCTTCAGCAAAACCGTTTGTATAATAACATCCACGCTCCCCTAATGTAACAACGAGCAATTTCACACCGAGTCCAAGGATGCGTTTAATGCCTTGTTCCAAATCTGCATCACCTGTAACAAATTCCCATTCCTCTTCTGAAATTTTGACGACATCCGCGTAGGGCATCGCCTGCCAGATCCAACGTTTAGCATCGGTGGCATTGTCCCAAAGCATCAAGCGTAGATTTGGGTCGTAGGAGAGGCGGGCACCGCCTGCTCTTGCTGACTGGATCGCGTGGAGTGTCGCTTCCCGACTCGGCAGATGGCTGAGACTAACAGAACCGTAGTGGAATAGTTCTGCTGATTGAACATAGTCAATGTTAATTTCGTTAGGAGAGAGTTGGATGTCGGCACCCGGGTGTCGATAGAAGGTGATGTCTTTCATGCCGTCGGAGCGTGTGGCGACGAACGCTAAGGTCGTCCGAGACCCTTCGCCTGAAATGAGGTAATCGGTATTAACACTGTTCTGTTGAAGCGTCTCGCGCAGGAAATCGCCGAACGCATCCGCGCCCACTTTACCAATAAATCCGGCATCCACACCGAGCTTGGCTAAGCCAACGGCAACATTGGCGGGGGCACCGCCGGGTGCTTTGACAAATCCTGGAGCTTCAGCGAGTGTCACATCAGGCGTTGTGGAAACAAAGTCTATAAGGAGTTCACCAATACATAAAGCTTTTGGCATAGAGGATTGCTCCTTCAAAACGTTGTACGCAAGTCTTGTGCTTGTCCTGTCTCTGCGGATCGGTACCCTGCATCAAAAATTTCTATGACGTGCCGCGCATGCTCCGCCGTGACAATTGTCGGTTTATCCTCGCGGATCCAATCCACAAGCTGCATAATATCCTCATAGACGTGTGATTCCTGAATATTACGATGCGGTCCCACGACGTGCGGTAACTCCCTTTTCGGTGCGTCAATCGGTTCTCCGTTAAGGGTGCTGCCTTCGATTGCGCCAGCCGTCCCGTGAATTGCCAATCCACCCTTGATCCCATGTCCTGCCGCGGCACCATAGATAAAACCGAAGAAGGCATCGCCGAAGTCAAGGAGAATAAAGGTGTTATCGTCCATATCACAAGGGAGCATCTCGCCTCGGAATTCACGTTCCTTGACGCGAACACCAGAGAACGCTGTTACACGCTTCACGGGTCCAAGAATACCGGTCATTGTGTGCAGACCGTAGACGGTCATATCATAGAGCGGACCACCGCCCGGTTTGCGGAAGTACCATGCAGGGTTGATATTCGAGAGTAGATCGTCGCCGTGCCGAACCGATTCGTTTTCGTGATACCGTCCGAAAGCGGAACCCGTCGCTGCCCATGTCAACGTTCCGATGGCACCTTCATTGATGAGCCTGCGGATCTCTTGATGAATCGGGCGGAGCATCTGTCCGGGAGAAGCCACTAACTTCACGCCTTTACGTGCCGCCGATTCAATAAGGTCGTCCGCCTCATCAACGGTGGTTGTCATCGTCTTGTTGAAATGGGCGTGTAAACCGTGCTCAATCGCAAGTTTTCCTTGTTCATAATGCAAGCCGATGGGTGATGCGATGCTAACAGCGTCTACATGTCCGTCCGCCAAGAGTTCGTCGTAGGTCTGATATGCATACGGAACGTTGAATTTTTCAGATGCCGCTTGTGCCCTACCGGGGACCGGGTCACAGACAGCGGTTACCTCTAATCTATCTTGGACATCATCTTGGGTGAGATGCGGAAGGATGCCACGCACTGAGATACTTCCTACACCGATGACACCGATGCGTACTCTGTCATTGGTTGCCATGATATTTCCTCCAATAGTAGGGGCGAGGTAACCTCTCCCCTACGATTACCGCCACGATGTTTCGTGTTGCCACCCGACAGCGTTTTTGAGTTTATCACAATTGATAAATGATTGATGTCCCTGAAGCGTTCTGACTTTTGGAAGGAACTCAGGTTTAAAACGCTCCACCAATTCTTGAGAAGGCTCTAATGCGGACGTATCATCTGCGTTGAGAAAATAGACATCGTGCGGTGGTAGCGTGTCTCCCTTTTCCATGATTAAGCGATGCGCGCTCGCGACATCTTCACTACCTACCCAACACCAGAGCCACGGTGTCCAAGCGGTTGTCGCTTTGGCATTCTCTGCCATCTGTTTTCGTCGTTCTTCCGGACTGATACCGGCGGGACGTGTAATGTATGTTCGGATGCCGTACGCACGGGTATAACTCGCTAACAGGTCCTCGCCACAGCGTTTAGAAAAACTATAGGAATCTTCAGGGTAACAAGGGT
Coding sequences within it:
- a CDS encoding Gfo/Idh/MocA family oxidoreductase, whose protein sequence is MATNDRVRIGVIGVGSISVRGILPHLTQDDVQDRLEVTAVCDPVPGRAQAASEKFNVPYAYQTYDELLADGHVDAVSIASPIGLHYEQGKLAIEHGLHAHFNKTMTTTVDEADDLIESAARKGVKLVASPGQMLRPIHQEIRRLINEGAIGTLTWAATGSAFGRYHENESVRHGDDLLSNINPAWYFRKPGGGPLYDMTVYGLHTMTGILGPVKRVTAFSGVRVKEREFRGEMLPCDMDDNTFILLDFGDAFFGFIYGAAAGHGIKGGLAIHGTAGAIEGSTLNGEPIDAPKRELPHVVGPHRNIQESHVYEDIMQLVDWIREDKPTIVTAEHARHVIEIFDAGYRSAETGQAQDLRTTF
- a CDS encoding NAD(P)-dependent oxidoreductase, producing MKVLITGASGRLGEFVIRELAAEHSLVLMSRRTPPDEFSRLPFIQGDLNSFEDCQRAVEDVDAIQHLGAQPGPVDHPDLRAGAEERGIPFDATFKTNMLGTYYLMQAAIEADVQTVVMSGSNCALGHGFRISKTHIPIDYLPIDEEHPCYPEDSYSFSKRCGEDLLASYTRAYGIRTYITRPAGISPEERRKQMAENAKATTAWTPWLWCWVGSEDVASAHRLIMEKGDTLPPHDVYFLNADDTSALEPSQELVERFKPEFLPKVRTLQGHQSFINCDKLKNAVGWQHETSWR
- a CDS encoding TonB-dependent receptor, which encodes MESLNRSGILLLASFTILVVAVMSVQAATLNITVTDTRTGNELNDVSITITSEDSTVATGTSDATGTLEISDLAAGVYTITASSPGYTDAVVSDIALADDETKPLEVALSSAAIQLEQISVTASRRREKVLEAPASVALVGDSEIKDRVSPSVTEHLKSVRAVDVVTAGLGASYVVVRGFNNVFSGSLLSLVDNRIASVPSLRVNSYNFIPTINEDIEQIEIVSGPGAALYGPNSANGVMHIITRSPFTSQGTTISVGGGERSILMGSVRHAGVVNETIGYKFSGNYFRGNDWEEGRAKEDVEGPGEPIFDTYKASGEFRVDYSPSEDMTTILASGFTQATGIELTGIGAGQAKDWTYGYLQGRFIYKDLFAQAFWNRSNAGDTYILRTGQPTIDNSDLYVGQIQHGYNFGDRQRFTYGADLLLTRPDTEGSINGRNEDDDNINEIGVYLQSETKILSQLKFIAAGRIDDHNQLEDMVLSPRVALAYQPNDDHNLRVTYNRAFNTPTTSNLFLDILSAKDAFQLGANFQPALGFSPAIDVRAEGVNADTGFTFKRSANGRPEFRSVFSPVAARPVDVYIPLDDPSFTNVMWGVGRSAVLSGVQPVFEANLKQTFTAEALPALLQAQSPVTIQGIVSELPAEVVQLLPPTLQEPGAIAALPAEVVQGLVPQVIQGLPAPVLEELAASLVTDLSAGFEALIPTQVDGVKNVLRSLDPEAGNFIDVEDVNDVDALKPTITQTYEVGYKGILVNKLAFSVDVYHSRINDFVGPLVVETPNVFLDAETLSASLGAQITAALADPKNAVLSQAVLAFDAPEQGGNGDGSPVEELVRLFIAGTDNNGAAFIPFGTVTPEQASDPNAVMLTYRNYGDISLNGLDVSFTYYLNPSLSFGANYSFVSKDLFEDVEGLGDIALNAPKNKFGASIQYFNADLGLGIGLRTRFVAGFPVRSGVYIGDIESYYTIDLNAGYEIPVGPRPRLSLTVQNLLNRRHQQFIGSPEIGRLSMVRLTQTF
- a CDS encoding PfkB family carbohydrate kinase; this translates as MPKALCIGELLIDFVSTTPDVTLAEAPGFVKAPGGAPANVAVGLAKLGVDAGFIGKVGADAFGDFLRETLQQNSVNTDYLISGEGSRTTLAFVATRSDGMKDITFYRHPGADIQLSPNEINIDYVQSAELFHYGSVSLSHLPSREATLHAIQSARAGGARLSYDPNLRLMLWDNATDAKRWIWQAMPYADVVKISEEEWEFVTGDADLEQGIKRILGLGVKLLVVTLGERGCYYTNGFAEGFVDGFIVNVVDTLGAGDAFVAAMLTQLRQYMDLTALEKDQLDPIMRYANAAGALATQKVGVIPALPTPADIEGFL